One Kitasatospora sp. NBC_01287 DNA window includes the following coding sequences:
- a CDS encoding Uma2 family endonuclease: MTAAITVRPGRLREAAEEIERSTGLRVQIIGGSLVMSPTPRGKHAGAIWLLRQQLESLLPPDLRTYEVSSVAMPNDEDDYATPDLIVLPAAWADADDWLADPRDAALAVEVISNSERARGIADKTDWYATAGMAVLLAVDPRNGTWTLYTHPRDGSYQGVLHGTYGESVPLPAPLPGELATAELPRYGS, encoded by the coding sequence GTGACAGCAGCAATCACCGTGCGGCCCGGCCGACTGCGGGAGGCAGCCGAGGAGATCGAGCGAAGCACCGGCCTGCGCGTGCAGATCATCGGAGGATCTCTGGTCATGTCCCCGACTCCACGCGGTAAGCACGCCGGGGCGATCTGGCTGCTGCGGCAGCAACTCGAGTCCCTCCTGCCGCCAGACCTCCGCACGTACGAGGTGTCCTCGGTCGCCATGCCCAACGACGAGGACGACTACGCGACACCGGACCTGATCGTCCTACCAGCCGCCTGGGCCGATGCCGATGACTGGCTCGCCGATCCGCGCGATGCGGCACTGGCGGTCGAGGTCATCTCGAACTCCGAGCGCGCCCGGGGCATCGCAGACAAGACCGACTGGTATGCCACCGCCGGAATGGCCGTACTGCTCGCCGTCGACCCCCGCAACGGCACCTGGACGCTCTACACCCACCCGCGCGACGGGAGCTACCAGGGCGTCCTGCACGGCACCTACGGCGAGTCCGTCCCGCTGCCTGCGCCGCTGCCGGGCGAGCTGGCCACCGCCGAACTCCCCCGCTACGGGAGCTGA
- a CDS encoding formimidoylglutamate deiminase has translation MPAVTEQHDRGDAAQAYWAEHAWVPHANGPVVESQVLIEVAADGRIAAVTPDSGPCPPRAVKLAGLTVPGQANAHSHAFHRALRGTVQVGSGTFWTWRDTMYRFAGALDPDSYLALATAVYAEMALAGITSVGEFHYLHHAPGGARYQDPNAMGEALIEAAARAGIRITLLDTCYLSSGFGAELSKPQLRFGDGDAEAWAARASELKARDHARLGAAIHSVRAVPAEQLGTVARWAAERQAPLHVHLSEQTAENDACLTAHGVTPTRLLADHGVLGPRTSAVHATHLTEEDIKLLTDSSTVVCMCPTTERDLADGIGPARRLASGGCPVTLGSDSHAVIDPFEEARALELNERLRTRTRGHWTAGALLRAGSEDGHASLGWPEAGRIEAGALADFTVLALDSVRTAGPPARLGAETAVFAASAADVRHVVVGGRRVVVDGVHQGVADVPSALRTAIAALLA, from the coding sequence ATGCCGGCAGTGACGGAGCAGCACGACCGCGGTGACGCGGCGCAGGCCTACTGGGCCGAGCACGCCTGGGTACCGCACGCCAACGGCCCGGTGGTCGAGTCGCAGGTGCTGATCGAGGTGGCGGCCGACGGCCGGATCGCCGCGGTCACCCCGGACAGCGGCCCCTGCCCGCCGCGGGCCGTCAAGCTGGCGGGCCTGACCGTCCCCGGCCAGGCCAACGCCCACTCGCACGCCTTCCACCGAGCCCTGCGCGGCACCGTGCAGGTCGGCTCCGGCACCTTCTGGACCTGGCGCGACACCATGTACCGGTTCGCCGGCGCGCTCGACCCGGACAGCTACCTGGCGCTCGCCACCGCCGTCTACGCCGAGATGGCGCTGGCCGGCATCACCTCGGTCGGCGAGTTCCACTACCTGCACCACGCCCCGGGCGGCGCCCGCTACCAGGACCCCAACGCGATGGGCGAGGCGCTGATCGAGGCCGCCGCCCGGGCCGGGATCCGGATCACCCTGCTCGACACCTGCTACCTCTCCTCCGGCTTCGGCGCCGAGCTGAGCAAGCCCCAACTGCGCTTCGGGGACGGGGACGCCGAGGCCTGGGCCGCCCGGGCGAGCGAGCTCAAGGCGCGCGACCACGCCCGGCTGGGCGCCGCGATCCACTCGGTGCGCGCGGTGCCGGCCGAGCAGTTGGGCACGGTGGCGCGGTGGGCCGCCGAGCGGCAGGCCCCGCTGCACGTGCACCTGTCCGAGCAGACCGCCGAGAACGACGCCTGCCTGACCGCGCACGGCGTCACCCCGACCCGGTTGCTCGCCGACCACGGCGTGCTGGGCCCGCGCACCAGCGCCGTGCACGCGACCCACCTGACCGAGGAGGACATCAAGCTGCTGACCGACTCCTCCACGGTGGTCTGCATGTGCCCCACCACCGAGCGCGACCTGGCCGACGGCATCGGCCCGGCCCGCCGGCTGGCCAGCGGCGGCTGCCCGGTCACCCTGGGCAGCGACAGCCACGCCGTCATCGACCCGTTCGAGGAGGCCCGCGCGCTGGAGCTGAACGAGCGCCTGCGCACCCGCACCAGGGGCCACTGGACGGCGGGCGCGCTGCTGCGAGCCGGCAGCGAGGACGGCCACGCCTCGCTCGGCTGGCCGGAGGCCGGCCGGATCGAGGCCGGGGCGCTGGCCGACTTCACCGTGCTGGCGCTGGACTCGGTCCGCACCGCGGGCCCGCCCGCGCGCCTGGGCGCCGAGACCGCCGTCTTCGCCGCCTCGGCGGCCGATGTCCGGCACGTGGTGGTCGGCGGCCGGCGGGTCGTGGTGGACGGGGTGCACCAGGGCGTCGCCGACGTGCCGTCCGCGCTGCGCACCGCCATCGCCGCGCTGCTCGCCTGA
- the hutU gene encoding urocanate hydratase, producing the protein MAEQQTSGPREVRAARGTKLSTQGWQQEAALRMLMNNLDPEVAEHPSKLVVYGGTGKAARDWRSYDAMVRTLQTLKQDETMLVQSGRPVGVMQTHEWAPRVLIANSNLVGDWANWEEFRRLESLGLTMYGQMTAGSWIYIGTQGILQGTYETFAAVANKKFDGTLAGTITLTAGLGGMGGAQPLAVTMNGGVAICVDCDPSRIARRIEHRYLDVEAKNLAHALELATAARDKKQPLSIGLLGNAAEVFPQLLAMDAPIDIVTDQTSAHDPLSYLPIGVSFEDMATYAAEKPADFTIRSRESMAKHVEAMVGFQDAGAEVFDYGNSIRGEAQLAGYDRAFAFPGFVPAYIRPLFCEGKGPFRWAALSGDAQDIAKTDKAVLDLFPENESLHRWIKMAQEKVHFQGLPARICWLGYGERDKAGERFNDMVASGELSAPIVIGRDHLDCGSVASPYRETEAMLDGSDAIADWPLLNAMVNVASGASWVSIHHGGGVGIGRSIHAGQVTVADGTALAGEKIRRVLTNDPGMGVIRHVDAGYDRADEVAAERGVRIPMGEL; encoded by the coding sequence ATGGCGGAGCAGCAGACGAGCGGTCCGCGCGAGGTGCGCGCGGCGCGGGGTACGAAGCTCAGCACCCAGGGGTGGCAGCAGGAGGCCGCCCTGCGGATGCTGATGAACAACCTCGACCCCGAGGTGGCCGAGCACCCCTCCAAGCTGGTCGTCTACGGCGGCACCGGCAAGGCGGCGCGCGACTGGCGCTCGTACGACGCGATGGTGCGCACGCTGCAGACGCTGAAGCAGGACGAGACCATGCTGGTCCAGTCCGGCCGGCCGGTCGGTGTGATGCAGACGCACGAGTGGGCGCCGCGGGTGCTGATCGCCAACTCCAACCTGGTCGGCGACTGGGCCAACTGGGAGGAGTTCCGCCGGCTGGAGAGCCTGGGGCTCACCATGTACGGGCAGATGACCGCCGGGTCGTGGATCTACATCGGCACCCAGGGCATCCTGCAGGGCACCTACGAGACCTTCGCCGCGGTGGCGAACAAGAAGTTCGACGGGACCCTGGCGGGCACCATCACGCTGACCGCCGGTCTCGGCGGCATGGGCGGCGCCCAGCCGCTGGCCGTCACCATGAACGGCGGCGTGGCGATCTGCGTCGACTGCGACCCTTCCCGGATCGCCCGCCGGATCGAGCACCGCTACCTGGACGTGGAGGCCAAGAACCTGGCCCACGCCCTGGAGCTGGCCACCGCCGCCCGTGACAAGAAGCAGCCGCTCTCCATCGGCCTGCTGGGCAACGCCGCCGAGGTGTTCCCGCAGCTGCTCGCGATGGACGCGCCGATCGACATCGTCACCGACCAGACCAGCGCGCACGACCCGCTGAGCTACCTGCCGATCGGCGTCTCCTTCGAGGACATGGCGACCTACGCCGCCGAGAAGCCGGCCGACTTCACCATCCGCTCGCGCGAGTCGATGGCCAAGCACGTGGAGGCAATGGTCGGCTTCCAGGACGCCGGCGCCGAGGTCTTCGACTACGGCAACTCGATCCGCGGCGAGGCCCAGCTGGCCGGCTACGACCGGGCGTTCGCCTTCCCCGGCTTCGTGCCCGCCTACATCCGCCCGCTCTTCTGCGAGGGCAAGGGCCCGTTCCGCTGGGCCGCGCTCTCCGGTGACGCGCAGGACATCGCGAAGACCGACAAGGCCGTGCTCGACCTCTTCCCGGAGAACGAGTCGCTGCACCGCTGGATCAAGATGGCCCAGGAGAAGGTGCACTTCCAGGGCCTGCCCGCGCGGATCTGCTGGCTCGGCTACGGCGAGCGCGACAAGGCCGGCGAGCGGTTCAACGACATGGTCGCCTCCGGCGAGCTCTCCGCGCCGATCGTGATCGGCCGCGACCACCTGGACTGCGGCTCGGTCGCCTCGCCCTACCGCGAGACCGAGGCGATGCTGGACGGCTCCGACGCGATCGCCGACTGGCCGCTGCTCAACGCCATGGTCAACGTCGCCTCCGGCGCCTCCTGGGTCTCCATCCACCACGGCGGCGGCGTCGGCATCGGCCGCTCGATCCACGCCGGCCAGGTCACGGTGGCCGACGGCACCGCGCTGGCGGGCGAGAAGATCCGCCGGGTGCTCACCAACGACCCGGGCATGGGCGTCATCCGCCACGTGGACGCCGGCTACGACCGCGCCGACGAGGTCGCCGCCGAGCGCGGTGTGCGCATCCCCATGGGTGAGCTGTGA
- the hutI gene encoding imidazolonepropionase — protein MTSTLITNIGALVTNDPSHPGLLGLIEQAAVVIDGSVVIWTGRAADAPAADQVHDAQGRALLPGFVDSHAHLVFAGDRTAEFNARMSGQAYTAGGIRTTVAATRAASDAELDANLGRFVREALRQGTTTIECKSGYGLTVEDEARALRIAAAHTPETTYLGAHVVAPEYAQDPAGYVDLVTGEMLDACAPHARWVDVFCEQGAFDGDQARAILTAGIERGLTPRVHANQLSYGPGVQLAVELGAASADHCTHLTDADVAALAGSGTVATLLPGAEFSTRAAYPDARRLLDAGATVALSTDCNPGSSFTSSMAFCIAVAVREMGMTPDEAVHAATAGGARALRRTDVGRIAPGARADLLLLDAPSPVHLAYRPGVPLTAAVWRAGVREL, from the coding sequence ATGACCAGCACCCTGATCACCAACATCGGCGCCCTGGTCACCAACGACCCGTCACACCCCGGCCTGCTCGGCCTGATCGAGCAGGCCGCCGTGGTGATCGACGGCTCGGTGGTCATCTGGACCGGGCGGGCCGCCGACGCCCCCGCGGCCGACCAGGTCCACGACGCCCAGGGGCGGGCCCTGCTGCCCGGCTTCGTGGACTCGCACGCCCACCTGGTCTTCGCGGGCGACCGCACCGCCGAGTTCAACGCCAGGATGTCCGGCCAGGCCTACACCGCGGGCGGCATCCGCACCACGGTGGCCGCCACCCGGGCCGCGAGCGACGCCGAACTGGACGCCAACCTGGGCCGGTTCGTCCGCGAGGCGCTGCGCCAGGGCACCACGACCATCGAGTGCAAGTCCGGCTACGGCCTCACCGTCGAGGACGAGGCCCGCGCGCTGCGGATCGCCGCCGCGCACACCCCGGAGACGACCTACCTGGGCGCGCACGTGGTGGCGCCCGAGTACGCGCAGGACCCGGCCGGCTACGTCGACCTGGTCACCGGCGAGATGCTGGACGCCTGCGCCCCGCACGCCCGCTGGGTGGACGTCTTCTGCGAGCAGGGCGCCTTCGACGGCGACCAGGCCCGGGCGATCCTGACGGCGGGGATCGAGCGCGGCCTGACCCCGCGGGTGCACGCCAACCAGCTCTCCTACGGGCCCGGCGTGCAGCTGGCGGTGGAGCTCGGCGCCGCCTCGGCCGACCACTGCACCCACCTGACCGACGCGGACGTGGCGGCGCTGGCCGGCTCCGGCACGGTCGCCACCCTGCTGCCCGGCGCCGAGTTCTCCACCCGCGCCGCCTACCCGGACGCCCGCCGCCTGCTGGACGCCGGGGCCACCGTGGCGCTCTCCACCGACTGCAACCCGGGCTCCAGCTTCACCAGTTCGATGGCCTTCTGCATCGCGGTGGCGGTCCGCGAGATGGGCATGACCCCCGACGAGGCGGTGCACGCCGCCACCGCGGGCGGCGCCCGCGCGCTGCGCCGCACCGATGTCGGCCGGATCGCCCCCGGCGCGCGCGCCGACCTGCTGCTGCTGGACGCCCCCTCCCCGGTCCACCTGGCCTACCGCCCGGGTGTGCCGCTGACGGCGGCCGTCTGGCGGGCGGGGGTGCGGGAGCTGTAG
- the fdhD gene encoding formate dehydrogenase accessory sulfurtransferase FdhD — MTRATVRRRVVRLRGAQRTPQPDALAAEEPMEIRIGGEALTVTMRTPGHDFDLVAGFLVGEGLLHRREQLAALRYCAGSDQDGQNTYNVVDATLRGADALPLSAHRTLLTTSACGLCGRDTVDAVRTHVRFKPADDPLTVRPEVLYALPDALRAAQRTFESTGGLHAAGLFSATGELLCAREDVGRHNAVDKVIGWALREDRLPLTGHLLLVSGRASFELTQKAALAGLPLLAAVSAPSSLAADLAEELGLTLVGFLRGESANVYTRADRVIGD, encoded by the coding sequence ATGACACGGGCGACGGTGCGACGGCGCGTGGTACGGCTGCGCGGGGCGCAGCGGACGCCCCAGCCGGACGCGCTGGCGGCGGAGGAGCCGATGGAGATCCGGATCGGCGGCGAGGCGCTGACCGTCACCATGCGCACCCCGGGGCACGACTTCGACCTGGTGGCCGGCTTCCTGGTCGGCGAGGGGCTGCTGCACCGGCGCGAGCAGCTGGCGGCGCTGCGCTACTGCGCGGGCAGTGACCAGGACGGCCAGAACACCTACAACGTGGTCGACGCCACCCTGCGCGGCGCGGACGCCCTGCCGCTCTCCGCCCACCGCACCCTGCTGACCACCAGCGCCTGCGGACTGTGCGGACGCGACACGGTGGACGCGGTGCGCACCCACGTCCGGTTCAAGCCCGCCGACGACCCGCTCACCGTGCGGCCCGAGGTGCTCTACGCGCTGCCCGACGCGCTGCGCGCCGCCCAGCGCACCTTCGAGTCCACCGGCGGCCTGCACGCGGCCGGCCTCTTCAGCGCGACCGGCGAGCTGCTCTGCGCCCGTGAGGACGTCGGCCGGCACAACGCGGTCGACAAGGTGATCGGCTGGGCGCTGCGCGAGGACCGCCTGCCGCTCACCGGGCACCTGCTGCTGGTCAGCGGCCGCGCCTCGTTCGAGCTGACCCAGAAGGCGGCGCTGGCCGGGCTGCCGCTGCTCGCCGCGGTCTCCGCGCCGTCCTCGCTCGCCGCCGACCTGGCCGAGGAGCTGGGGCTGACCCTGGTGGGGTTCCTGCGCGGCGAGAGCGCGAACGTCTACACCAGGGCGGACCGGGTGATCGGCGACTGA
- a CDS encoding MurR/RpiR family transcriptional regulator — MSTSAQSSPAPGPAPVAAPAAAAPSARLLELFDGHRLTPTQRRIAHALVRHAPEAPFLSSVEVAELAGVSQPSVTRFAVALGYDGYPALRKRLRDLGVGEPAAPPESPSEVVRNEHQQAVLAEIAHLRRLAELLADPEPIVRAARLLAASRPLPVLGLRAASAQARGFAYFAAKVHPDIRLLDEGGSMLADRIEQAAAAGASALLCFALPRYPRELMDALTVARDCGLTVLTVADSAFAPVAARSDLLLPAEVGTGLVFDTACAPMVLGRVLLQTMCDELPGAEARLESIEQSAASRGLFLE; from the coding sequence ATGAGCACCAGCGCCCAGTCGTCCCCCGCGCCGGGCCCGGCCCCGGTCGCCGCCCCCGCGGCCGCCGCCCCCTCCGCCAGGCTCCTCGAACTCTTCGACGGCCACCGGCTCACCCCCACCCAGCGCCGGATCGCGCACGCCCTGGTCCGGCACGCGCCCGAGGCGCCGTTCCTGTCCAGCGTCGAGGTGGCCGAACTGGCCGGGGTCAGCCAGCCCTCGGTGACCCGGTTCGCCGTCGCGCTGGGCTACGACGGCTACCCCGCGCTGCGCAAGCGGCTGCGCGACCTGGGCGTGGGGGAGCCGGCCGCGCCGCCCGAGTCGCCCTCCGAGGTGGTGCGCAACGAGCACCAGCAGGCCGTCCTCGCCGAGATCGCCCACCTGCGCCGGCTGGCCGAGCTGCTGGCCGACCCGGAGCCGATCGTCCGCGCCGCCCGGCTGTTGGCCGCCTCCCGCCCGCTCCCGGTGCTCGGCCTGCGGGCCGCCTCCGCGCAGGCCCGCGGCTTCGCCTACTTCGCGGCCAAGGTGCACCCGGACATCCGGCTGCTCGACGAGGGCGGCTCGATGCTGGCCGACCGGATCGAGCAGGCCGCCGCGGCCGGCGCCTCCGCGCTGCTCTGCTTCGCGCTGCCCCGCTACCCGCGCGAGCTGATGGACGCGCTCACGGTGGCCCGCGACTGCGGCCTGACCGTGCTCACCGTCGCCGACAGCGCCTTCGCCCCGGTGGCGGCCCGCTCGGACCTGCTGCTGCCGGCCGAGGTCGGCACCGGCCTGGTCTTCGACACCGCCTGCGCCCCGATGGTGCTCGGCCGGGTGCTGCTGCAGACCATGTGCGACGAACTTCCGGGCGCCGAGGCCCGGTTGGAGTCGATCGAGCAGTCGGCGGCGTCCCGCGGCCTCTTCCTGGAGTAG
- a CDS encoding adenylate/guanylate cyclase domain-containing protein, with translation MAEDDGGLAPDDNARDGGAPEEADHTVALDLEELILGAPRRYTPYQAARTAEVPMELATRFWRAMGFPDIGQSRALNDGDVIALRRLAGLVESGLINEAMAIQVARSTGQTTARLAGWQMDTFLENLTQAAEPGLTRAEVAYPLVELLLPELEQFLIYVWRRQLAAVTGRVVQAAEDTEITSGKLAVGFADLVGFTRLSRRLEEEELGSLVETFESTCADLIAGQGGRLIKTLGDEILYVSEDPVTAAEIALSLVETLTEQESIPALRVGMAFGTVTSRMGDVFGTTVNLASRLTSIAQRDAVLIDGQFAAALEQAGAAGQGAADGTGTAQAQLADALAAHSGVSLGAMGRAAGAAGTPRFQLQAMWRRPVRGLGLVEPWLLTRRAKPIR, from the coding sequence GACGGCGGGCTCGCGCCGGACGACAACGCGCGCGACGGTGGCGCCCCCGAGGAGGCGGACCACACCGTCGCGCTCGACCTGGAGGAGCTGATCCTCGGGGCGCCGCGCCGGTACACCCCCTACCAGGCGGCCCGCACCGCCGAGGTGCCGATGGAGCTGGCCACCCGCTTCTGGCGGGCCATGGGGTTCCCCGACATCGGCCAGTCCCGCGCGCTCAACGACGGTGACGTGATCGCGCTGCGCCGACTGGCCGGTCTGGTCGAGTCCGGGCTGATCAACGAGGCGATGGCGATCCAGGTGGCCCGCTCCACCGGCCAGACCACCGCCCGGCTGGCCGGCTGGCAGATGGACACCTTCCTGGAGAACCTCACCCAGGCCGCCGAGCCGGGCCTGACCCGGGCCGAGGTGGCCTACCCGCTGGTCGAGCTGCTGCTGCCGGAGCTGGAGCAGTTCCTGATCTACGTCTGGCGCCGCCAGCTGGCCGCCGTCACCGGCCGGGTGGTGCAGGCGGCCGAGGACACCGAGATCACCAGCGGCAAGCTCGCGGTGGGCTTCGCCGACCTGGTCGGCTTCACCCGGCTCTCCCGGCGGCTGGAGGAGGAGGAGCTCGGCTCGCTGGTGGAGACCTTCGAGTCCACCTGCGCCGATCTGATCGCGGGGCAGGGCGGGCGGCTGATCAAGACGCTGGGTGACGAGATCCTCTACGTCTCGGAGGACCCGGTCACCGCGGCCGAGATCGCGCTCAGCCTGGTCGAGACGCTCACCGAGCAGGAGTCGATCCCGGCGCTGCGGGTCGGCATGGCCTTCGGCACCGTCACCTCGCGGATGGGCGACGTCTTCGGCACCACGGTCAACCTGGCCAGCCGGCTCACCTCGATCGCGCAGCGCGACGCGGTGCTGATCGACGGGCAGTTCGCGGCGGCGCTGGAGCAGGCCGGGGCCGCCGGCCAGGGCGCGGCGGACGGGACGGGCACCGCGCAGGCGCAGTTGGCGGACGCGCTGGCGGCGCACTCCGGGGTGTCGCTGGGCGCGATGGGCCGCGCGGCGGGCGCGGCGGGGACGCCGCGCTTCCAGCTGCAGGCGATGTGGCGGCGGCCGGTGCGCGGGCTCGGGCTGGTCGAGCCCTGGCTGCTGACCCGGCGGGCGAAGCCGATCCGCTGA
- the hutH gene encoding histidine ammonia-lyase, translating to MHSAPAADAPLVQVGKADVTAEDVLAVARGNARVEIGPDALAEMATSRARIDALAAEPRPVYGISTGFGALAVRHISPELRAQLQRSLVRSHAAGMGPVVEREVTRALMFLRMKTLASGRTGVRPLVAETMAAILNAGITPVVREYGSLGCSGDLAPLSHCALVLMGEGIAYGPDGAEHPAGELLAAAGIAPVELLEKEGLALINGTDGMLGMLVMAIADLSRLFTTADITAAMSLEALLGTEKVLAPELHGPIRPHPGQALSAANMLAVLQGSGLTGHHQDDAPRVQDAYSIRCAPQVAGAGRDTLAHARTVAERELAASVDNPVVLPDGRVESNGNFHGAPVAYVLDFLAIAAADLGSIAERRTDRLLDKSRSHGLPAFLADDPGVDSGLMIAQYTQAALVSENKRLAVPASVDSIPSSAMQEDHVSMGWSAARKLRQAVDNLGRILAVELTAAARALEIRTADGTTHLAPATAAAVATAREAGVGGPGRDRFLAPDLAAAEALVASGALLAAVERVTGPLA from the coding sequence ATGCACAGTGCTCCGGCCGCCGACGCGCCGCTTGTTCAGGTCGGCAAGGCCGACGTCACCGCCGAGGACGTGCTCGCCGTGGCGCGCGGCAACGCCCGGGTCGAGATCGGCCCCGACGCGCTGGCCGAGATGGCCACCTCCCGTGCCAGGATCGACGCGCTGGCCGCCGAGCCGCGCCCGGTCTACGGCATCTCCACCGGCTTCGGCGCCCTGGCCGTGCGCCACATCAGCCCCGAGCTGCGGGCCCAGCTGCAGCGCTCGCTGGTCCGCTCGCACGCCGCGGGCATGGGCCCGGTGGTGGAGCGCGAGGTCACCCGTGCGCTGATGTTCCTGCGGATGAAGACCCTCGCCTCCGGCCGCACCGGGGTGCGCCCGCTGGTCGCCGAGACGATGGCCGCGATCCTCAACGCCGGCATCACCCCGGTGGTGCGCGAGTACGGCTCGCTCGGCTGCTCCGGCGACCTGGCCCCGCTCTCGCACTGCGCGCTGGTGCTGATGGGCGAGGGCATCGCCTACGGCCCGGACGGGGCCGAGCACCCGGCCGGCGAGCTGCTCGCCGCCGCCGGCATCGCGCCGGTCGAGCTGCTGGAGAAGGAGGGCCTGGCCCTCATCAACGGCACCGACGGCATGCTCGGCATGCTGGTGATGGCCATCGCCGACCTGTCCCGGCTCTTCACCACCGCCGACATCACCGCCGCGATGTCGCTGGAGGCGCTGCTCGGCACCGAGAAGGTGCTGGCCCCCGAGCTGCACGGCCCGATCCGCCCGCACCCGGGCCAGGCGCTGAGCGCGGCCAACATGCTGGCGGTGCTCCAGGGCTCGGGCCTGACCGGCCACCACCAGGACGACGCGCCGCGGGTCCAGGACGCCTACTCGATCCGCTGCGCCCCGCAGGTGGCCGGCGCCGGCCGCGACACCCTGGCGCACGCCCGCACCGTCGCCGAGCGCGAGCTGGCCGCCTCGGTCGACAACCCGGTGGTGCTGCCGGACGGCCGGGTGGAGTCCAACGGCAACTTCCACGGTGCCCCGGTCGCCTACGTGCTCGACTTCCTGGCCATCGCCGCCGCCGACCTCGGCTCGATCGCCGAGCGCCGCACCGACCGGCTGCTGGACAAGAGCCGCTCGCACGGCCTGCCGGCCTTCCTGGCCGACGACCCGGGCGTGGACTCCGGTCTGATGATCGCTCAGTACACCCAGGCGGCCCTGGTGAGCGAGAACAAGCGGCTGGCCGTCCCGGCCTCGGTGGACTCGATCCCCTCCTCGGCCATGCAGGAGGACCACGTCTCGATGGGCTGGTCCGCCGCCCGCAAGCTGCGCCAGGCCGTGGACAACCTGGGCCGGATCCTGGCGGTCGAGCTGACCGCCGCGGCCCGCGCGCTGGAGATCCGCACCGCCGACGGCACCACCCACCTGGCGCCCGCCACCGCGGCCGCGGTCGCCACCGCTCGCGAGGCCGGCGTCGGCGGGCCCGGCCGGGACCGCTTCCTGGCTCCGGACCTGGCTGCCGCCGAGGCACTGGTCGCCTCCGGCGCGCTGCTCGCGGCCGTGGAGCGGGTCACCGGTCCGCTGGCCTGA
- a CDS encoding allantoate amidohydrolase, whose translation MWAELLPVGRSAASGGYRRHAWNGADAECRAWFEEQARGRGLTYELDRNGNQWAWLGEADAPGAIVTGSHLDSVPDGGAFDGPLGVVSSFAALDALRERGATFRRPLAIVNFGDEEGARFGVACIGSRLSAGLLTREQAYELRDADGVRLPDAMERAGYDPGAIGVDEERLARIGAFVELHVEQGRYLGEDQPVGVAGAIWPHGRWRFDFHGEANHAGTTRIEDRRDPMITYANTVLSARKKARLAGALATFGKIAVEPNGTNAIASLVRGWLDSRAADEATLTELVEQIHQAAAERGERDGVKVELTRESYTPVVDFDVPLRDRLVGTLGGAPVLPTGAGHDAGILASAVPTAMLFVRNPSGVSHSPAERAEVADCLAGVAALADVLEDLACRQ comes from the coding sequence ATGTGGGCGGAGCTGCTCCCCGTGGGCCGCTCCGCCGCTTCCGGCGGCTACCGCCGGCACGCCTGGAACGGCGCCGACGCGGAGTGCCGGGCCTGGTTCGAGGAGCAGGCCCGCGGCCGCGGCCTGACCTACGAGCTGGACCGCAACGGCAACCAGTGGGCCTGGCTGGGCGAGGCGGACGCGCCGGGCGCGATCGTCACCGGCTCGCACCTGGACTCGGTGCCGGACGGTGGCGCCTTCGACGGCCCGCTCGGCGTGGTCTCCTCGTTCGCCGCGCTGGACGCCCTGCGCGAGCGCGGCGCGACGTTCCGGCGGCCGCTGGCGATCGTCAACTTCGGTGACGAGGAGGGCGCCCGGTTCGGCGTGGCCTGCATCGGCTCCCGGCTCAGCGCCGGTCTGCTGACCCGGGAGCAGGCCTACGAGCTCCGCGACGCGGACGGCGTGCGGCTGCCCGACGCGATGGAGCGGGCCGGCTACGACCCGGGCGCGATCGGCGTGGACGAGGAGCGCCTGGCCCGGATCGGCGCCTTCGTCGAGCTGCACGTCGAGCAGGGCCGCTACCTGGGCGAGGACCAGCCGGTCGGGGTGGCCGGGGCGATCTGGCCGCACGGCCGCTGGCGCTTCGACTTCCACGGTGAGGCGAACCACGCGGGCACCACCCGGATCGAGGACCGCCGCGATCCGATGATCACCTACGCCAACACCGTGCTCTCGGCCCGCAAGAAGGCCAGGCTGGCCGGCGCGCTGGCCACCTTCGGCAAGATCGCCGTCGAGCCCAACGGCACCAACGCGATCGCCTCGCTGGTCCGCGGCTGGCTGGACTCCCGGGCGGCCGACGAGGCCACGCTCACCGAGCTGGTCGAGCAGATCCACCAGGCCGCCGCCGAGCGCGGCGAGCGCGACGGCGTCAAGGTCGAGCTGACCCGCGAGTCGTACACGCCGGTGGTCGACTTCGACGTCCCGCTGCGCGACCGGCTGGTCGGCACCCTCGGCGGCGCCCCGGTGCTGCCCACCGGCGCGGGACACGACGCCGGGATCCTGGCATCCGCCGTCCCGACCGCCATGCTGTTCGTGCGGAACCCGAGCGGTGTCTCGCACTCCCCGGCCGAGCGCGCCGAGGTGGCGGACTGCCTCGCGGGAGTGGCGGCACTCGCGGACGTCCTGGAGGACCTGGCATGCCGGCAGTGA